tttatatattaaaagtaattatagAAGCCAGCAAATCATAATATAATTAtgttagaaaatatttaaaagaataaccataatttttaacaaatatatataatcatacaaatattaataaatattattttaaactttatattttagaaaaattactGATtgtactctctaattaattaaataataaattagattttatattttttaaacataatacaaaataatatcccgagcttgatttttatcatttttttaataaaatcaacttaaaaccCATTTACAGCATGAATAGATACAAAAAATTTAACCAATTTAGTCTTAAAATCTCCAtgtcaaattattattaagttttcattagataaaaattttgtttagagtattattttaaaaaatacaaaatttaaattattatttaataaaaataattaaataatttttataaaatataaaatctaaaatagtatttatcataaaaatattgaaatgaatatatcttttctcttaaggtatacacttttttttatgtcatttttaattatcatacaaaaaaaactcatatccatatATAATTATAGGATGAAGAAAGATATAATAACATgctcaaaaatatattaatgctatttatatatattatatataagaaaattaaagaattgAAGCTTTAAAATTGGATAgtgatatttaataaaaattactatATTAAATCATATACTATTAGTtactaatatttaataaaaattattatactaAATCATGTAAAATTAGATACTttaatagaaatttttttaaaatacttttcttttatgttttattacaattttatggcctaaaatttttaattatactaagatacttataaaatttaaaaaaaacaaaaatatactttactcaataaaaagtaaaaaaaaataactaaaaataacaaGATATCAACCTCACGATCACTATAAATCAACCACaaataaattctaaaaaaataaaaaataattagaaaaataacttcatgacaactataaataaattataaaacaattaaaaaataatttattatttttataaaaaaagtatttttataaataaaaatttcggaaaaaaaaatcgtattaacatatttttatatatatattttttaaaatttttatttactaagtaaatttttCTACTTTAATTACATTACACCAACAATataatgatataatattttgagtGGTACAAACCAAACACTATTGGTATATATTTTTAGCATTTTCCTAAAGAAAATAAGTACATCACTTCAAACAATTGAACCGGTTacctattttcttaaaaactttACCTTTGCACAATTATGATCCATGGGATTTAACTTTTTCACAATTAGAATCCAATCTAACAGCTCAAATTGAATTGAGACATCTCACACCTCAAATTGAAAAGCGAGGTACTGCATAAAAATATCTACCAAATATAGTTTTCTATTTACAACTCCCACAACTCTAAGTTTTTTTTCTGAGCTTTCTTCCTCAAGCTTTTCCCAGCTTATCAACAATTCAAGACTGGATTTTTTCGGTTTAGGAAGAAAAAAGACTGGATTTTTACAGATTTAGAGAGAGAATTTGAAGATGGGGGAGGCTGTTTTGAGTAGTAGTGAGGATTGGGCAGTGAAAGGAGATAGTGAAGTTGAGaaaaggaggaagaagaagatggaagaaatggagaataataataaaattgataatgATTGTGGTGATGATTgtgatgatggtgatgatgatgaagttGTGGAGATTAAGATGAAAGATGGGTGTAGCTCAAGTGGAGCTATTACTACCTGGGAAAGATTTTTGCCCAGAATGATGATGAGGGTTTTGTTGGTTGAAGCTGATGATTCAACAAGGCAGATTATTACTGCTCTTCTCAGAAAATGTAGCTATAGAGGTATGTATGTTGTGTTGTGttcttttaatttgattttccttttatgtttttttgggGTGTTTGCAAAATTGAAATGGGGTTTCTTCCAATTTTGTGTTTTTGGTCAAGTTTATGTAATTGGGGTGAAATTTCATGTTTTTGTTGCTTTAATGTTTGTtgtaaattggaaaaaaaaaaccaattgaAGGAAGGATATGGTTTGACTTTTACTCTATTTAGAACTCAGATTTTAgggttttaaaaaaatgaaacaagAATATGTGAATCAAATTTAGAATCTTAGATCCAAACAAAGCCCAAGTGAATTGAGGGGGTTGTTTTCTAATGGCTTAGTTTCCTTATGTTTATGTTGTTTATTATGATTAGTAACTGAAAATGGTTTCTTTGGTTTGGGCAGTTGCTGCTGTGGCTGATGGCTTAAAAGCATGGGAATTACTTAAAGGAAGACCCCATAACATAGATCTTATATTGACAGAAGTGGATCTTCCATCAGTATCCGGTTTTCGGTTACTTACCTTAATCATGGAACATGATGTTTGCAAAAACATTCCTGTTATAAGTATGTTTTCAAATATGGAAAAATGATGTATTTGTTAAGTGTTTAGTGTTTTTCGATTTTCATGTACTTATGTATTTTGTGGATCTTTGCAGTGATGTCTTCACAAGATTCGATCGGTATAGTTTACAGATGCATGATGAGAGGTGCTGCTGATTATCTTGTTAAGCCTATTAGGAGGAATGAACTGAGTAATCTATGGCAACATGTTTGGAGAAGAAAATCTGTAAGCACAGGCTTTTAAGATTTCATGCTGTATCGAATATTATTGTCTTGCTCTTACAATGTTCTAATTTTGTTTGTTTCGTGATTCTATTAGGCCTCGAGAAATGGTCTTCGATATGAAGGTGTTGCACAAAATAAGGGTGAAGCCACTTCTGAAAATGACCCTGCAACCAATCAATCCAATGGCTATATTCCTTCCATtcaaagaaatgaagaaaacaTCGATAAAGGGAGCGATTCTCAGGTATCTCATATTTTCTGTATGAGCCTCCAAAGAATTTGTAACCTTTATTGTTTGACAGAAATGTAATTGCTAGTATCTCAATGTTGAAGATATTAATGAACGGTTTTAGTTTAGAATAAATTTAGACTGGTCATAAGCGATATAGAGTATGTTCTTCGCCGAGGAATATGTTAGTATTAATTCTTAAAAAAGGAATTTCCTTCCAGTCTAGGTTTCATATAGAGACTGCATGTTTGCTGTCTCCTGCAGAGCTCTTGTACAAGGCCAGAAATGGAGGTTGAGAATGTCCACGTCGATCAGATGCAGGAATGCTCACAGCCAACACGGGGCGAGTCTTTTCCAAGTGACTCGAGAACACAGAAGAGTGAAGGGCACATCAATACAGGACAGAGATTCATGCATGGAAATGATGCAAGAGGTGAATAATattacaacttttttttaagtattattCTTTAATCAGTGTTCAAGAATCTAACGGTGTCACAATCGAAATAGGTTCAATGATGGGAATCTATCAGGATGGTGAAACCGAAATTTCACCAGGCAAGTGCTCCAAGCCAGAAAGTATTAGTAGGAGGGATGCTATTATGTCTAGTGAGGCTTGTGAGAACAATAAATTCCTGTTCAATCATTCTAGAGGCACCATTGATTTGAATGGAGCTTTCGATGAAAATCAAAATTGCAATTATCAAAATTGTTCATCTAGTAATGAAACTAGCAAGTTTGATTCTGGTCCGAAATTGGATCTTACCTTGAGATCAAGTTCTGGTGACTTTGAGAGCCATATGGTTGAGAAGAGGCACAACCTTGGTCATTCTAATGCTTCGGCCTTTACACGGTGAGTTCTATTTCGATCATCTCACTTTTTGACCAGTGAGATATGTCATGATGATATGGAAAGTTTCATCAATTGGATTATCTTTCTTAACTTGTATTTGCTAAACATTTCGGTGATTATTCATGCAGATACATCAATAAACCGTTGCAGCCCACAAACCCTACATCAGCCGGTGTATGCGATCAAGATAAAGAAAGCGGATCAAACACCGAAAAGCATATGTTCGGTTTTGCTGCTGGACTTAGTTTTAACTCTGATACCCCCCCTGGTACCTCAAAAAGCTCACCGAAAAGTCATATTACATTGGCTACGGGTCAATCTAACCATTCTGAAGTTGCAACTCATTCCCCTCAACCGAGATTATTTCCTCTACCGATTCCTGTGAAAGGTGTAAGGGTTAATAATCCAGTGGCAGGCTATGGTTCTGTAGTAGTACCTTCAGGGTTCTGTTCACAATCAGGTTCTTCATCCGGGATCAGTCCAAGCTCGGTTGCCCAACAAGAATCTTCATTGCTAATCAATGCGTTTTACCAAACGACTCCTGAAAAGAACAAATCTGAGCAGTCAAATGGCCTTTGTCGAAACAACAGCATCGCCAAAGATCAATCCTTGCAAAATCAAGAACATAAATTGGATTTTTTCGAAGATCGTGGGCGTATCTCTCCTACAACCGATCAAAGCGCTAGTAGTAGTTTGTGTAATGGAAATGCAAGTCATCTTAATAGTATTGGGTATGGAAGTGCTTGTGGAAGTAATAGCAATGTTGATCAGACTGCCATGATTAGAACTGTTTCCGAGAACAAGAATGATGAAAGTTACTTTAATAACAGCGGGAATTCTCACCGAGCCATTCAAAGAGAAGCAGCTCTTACAAAATTTCGAATGAAGAGGAAAGATAGATGCTTTGAAAAGAAGGTATAACATTGTTTACCATTCTCAATTCCATTACTTTTTTTAAGTGTTCTTCATTTTTCTAACGAATTCATGTCTATTCCAGGTTCGTTACGAGAGCAGAAAGAAACTCGCTGAGCAACGTCCCCGAGTCAAGGGACAGTTTGTTCGCCAAGCGCAAACAGATCCTTCGACAGCAGAAACCGAAGGAAATTCTTAGGAGTTAATAACTATTTAGAGCTTTGAATAACATTAATGATTGAAGAAAACACTCATAATGATGATCAATAGTAGTTTATTTCGAAATCTTTTACTTCTTTTGTTGTAGTATGAGAGTGAACTTTGGGGGCCATAAGCACAAGAGAAAATCACTTAGTGTGGTTTATGTATAGCTTTGTAATTTCTACtcaattctttttttctttttgggtaGCTGTGAATTTTGTTGATTAACAATCTCATAGGTTTATATTGGTATATACACTCTTTTAGTATTGTGATTTGTATCCATAGTAACACCATCATTACCAATCACCAGCTTGTATACTACTATATATGAAAgacttcattttttttagtagttcttacaatttttgtatttgtataaatacaCAAAGTGGTATTGAGTATTGATTTGACAAGTTTCAATAAAGGGTTTGttctttacaaaatactttttgAAATAAAGATAAGTGTGGTTATGCTATGAAGGTGTGCCATTGAAATTTGTTAGAGCTGAAAAGAACAAAAACCATAATATAAATTGACTACCATTAACCTTTTTGTGTAACACCAATTGGTTGGCTATCACATCATAATTGATTGTATCTTTTTGGCTCTAACTTTAATGCTCTTTACTCAATAATTATACTTGCACCACTCAATAATGGTGTACAATGTTGCCACAAATTAGTTAATTAACTATAACTCTTCTATTCTTTTCTAAATTTGAtgaatcattaaatttttttggaaaaagaaaaaactaaaactaatgaatcatttcaaatttttttaatgtcGGAATAAATTATTGTTGGGGTATCAACTCAAGTCCCACATCGAAAGAATAAGTAAGAGTTGTCTTGGATATAATTATTCTACATACTCTATTAGTATGAGATTTTTTGAGAAAGTGTCCAAAAATAAAACTGCACCTAACATGGTGGAAAAATAGGCACGATAGTAATGAcaattccattttgaaatggaaggaaagaccattccaatgtatgatgaaaaaaaatttaataaattttttatcaatttttttttatgcattttaaattttatttcattccattcctattcccatttcaattctcattcccattctcattcctcccaaccaaacgccgcCTAAAGGTACTACttttcatctaaaataaaatgacaaGAATTGGTTGTAGCAACTCAAGCCACCAACTGATGAgcaataatattaaaaagtctAGGAATTCAAATCACATAGAAATGAggattaatataaaaaaaaactgaaaagattAAGAAAAACAGCCATacaatttcaattaaaaatctttcTAGAGCAAACAATTGATTCGAGGACTTGACAATCAGTGAAAAACAAAACATCCCTCCAATTCTTTGAGTGACAAGCGCAAGCACATGAAGAAGAGCAAATGCCTCAGACTCAAGAGGGGAAGAGATAGAGACTTTAACAGTGAGACCTTCCACCAAGTTGTTAGCGCTACCCCTCACAACCACTACCCCGAAGGCAATGCCACCCCTCGCAACAACATCCACAAACACAAACATAGAGCTAGGAACAAACCTCGCTCTCACAACCCTCCTCTCAACAAGGGGATTCTCCAAGGTCATGCACACTAGATAATATTTGATTGTTTCTAGCAGTGCAAAGTGCAAGCAAGGTCGCACTAGAAAACTGAGTAAATCTGATCTTCTCTTCCGTTCTCAAAGAATTAGGGGGCTTAAAGATCCACCACACTATATCAACATCATTAGAAAACGTTGAAAATCTATACTTTtcttgagtaatcatctatgatgCTCAGAAAATGATATGCTCCTCCTATAGATGGAATTCTGGAAGGATCCAACAAGTCTGAGTGGATATAATCTAGTCTTCACAAAATTCTAGTTTCCCTCTCAATTTGTCACCAAAAAGACCTTGTTTGTCAAGTTCCTATAACCTTCTTTCACTCACATGCCCCAATCTAAGATGTCATAATTTGAGCAATTTAATATCTCTTTCTTTAACAGCTGCATCTACTTTACCAGTAACTAATTTTCCATCCAAAACATAAATGTCATACTTGATTTTCCCTTTCATGACAGTAAGAGATCCCTTTGTCACCTTCATGGACTCTTCTATCTTGACGTCACTATTTGGTAAGCATGTCAAAAAGATCCAATTAATTGGAGCGGGTCAGAACTTCAATCCGACGGATCACTTCTGATCTAAAATATTCGGATACTTATTGATTCTCAGATCAGACCTGCTCTACCCTacctaattttttttggatCGGATATGATCCGATCTGATttcaatatattaaaaaaaaaacttaattcaaGACTCAGACTCCGAACCTGGACCCGAATCCCCTAGGACTTGAAACTCGAACTCGGACCGAACCCGCTCAAGATTTAAACCCAAACTTGGGATCAGACCCAAAGTCGAACACGAATCTGAACTCGGACTCGGGActcaggacccggacccagacccagacttgaGA
This genomic window from Cannabis sativa cultivar Pink pepper isolate KNU-18-1 unplaced genomic scaffold, ASM2916894v1 Contig2, whole genome shotgun sequence contains:
- the LOC133033004 gene encoding two-component response regulator-like APRR3 — protein: MGEAVLSSSEDWAVKGDSEVEKRRKKKMEEMENNNKIDNDCGDDCDDGDDDEVVEIKMKDGCSSSGAITTWERFLPRMMMRVLLVEADDSTRQIITALLRKCSYRVAAVADGLKAWELLKGRPHNIDLILTEVDLPSVSGFRLLTLIMEHDVCKNIPVIMMSSQDSIGIVYRCMMRGAADYLVKPIRRNELSNLWQHVWRRKSASRNGLRYEGVAQNKGEATSENDPATNQSNGYIPSIQRNEENIDKGSDSQSSCTRPEMEVENVHVDQMQECSQPTRGESFPSDSRTQKSEGHINTGQRFMHGNDARGSMMGIYQDGETEISPGKCSKPESISRRDAIMSSEACENNKFLFNHSRGTIDLNGAFDENQNCNYQNCSSSNETSKFDSGPKLDLTLRSSSGDFESHMVEKRHNLGHSNASAFTRYINKPLQPTNPTSAGVCDQDKESGSNTEKHMFGFAAGLSFNSDTPPGTSKSSPKSHITLATGQSNHSEVATHSPQPRLFPLPIPVKGVRVNNPVAGYGSVVVPSGFCSQSGSSSGISPSSVAQQESSLLINAFYQTTPEKNKSEQSNGLCRNNSIAKDQSLQNQEHKLDFFEDRGRISPTTDQSASSSLCNGNASHLNSIGYGSACGSNSNVDQTAMIRTVSENKNDESYFNNSGNSHRAIQREAALTKFRMKRKDRCFEKKVRYESRKKLAEQRPRVKGQFVRQAQTDPSTAETEGNS